A single genomic interval of Cupriavidus necator harbors:
- a CDS encoding HlyD family type I secretion periplasmic adaptor subunit, giving the protein MSLQPDPQRMGPVRRLIAALRPRADDTAFMCERDAATMAQPRYFTHWILWSALVFVLVALAWAALARVDEVAVGEGKVIPSSQVQVVQNLEGGIIAEIMVRPGQVVNKDQPLMRIDDTRFTASYQEGRTRDDALVARIARLSAEADGTAFVASAPADAEGRRFVSEERALFESRKRAFDANLAVLRQQSEQRRQELTEKRSREQQLRQSHRLVAQELAMMRPMMAQGVVSEVDLLRLERQANDLKGELEAARLAMPRLEAAYRESQQKADELGTHYRAEAMKELNQAKAEQAAQSATNTALQDRVDRTLVRAPLAGVIKQIKINTVGGVVQPGMDLLEIVPLEDTLLVEARVRPADIAFLRPGQPAVVKLSAYDFSIYGGFAGTVEHISADTLTPERPGERPESYYLVRVRTRDNRPGGSAVQVPILPGMVATVDVLTGQKTVLHYLLKPIIKTRELAFRER; this is encoded by the coding sequence ATGTCGCTTCAGCCTGATCCGCAACGCATGGGGCCAGTGCGGCGCCTGATCGCCGCGCTGAGGCCACGTGCCGACGACACCGCCTTCATGTGCGAGCGCGATGCGGCCACGATGGCGCAACCGCGCTATTTCACGCACTGGATCCTCTGGTCCGCCCTGGTCTTCGTGCTGGTGGCGCTGGCCTGGGCCGCGCTGGCGCGGGTGGACGAGGTGGCCGTGGGCGAGGGCAAGGTGATCCCGTCGAGCCAGGTGCAGGTGGTGCAGAACCTCGAAGGCGGGATCATCGCCGAGATCATGGTGCGACCGGGGCAGGTGGTGAACAAGGACCAGCCGCTGATGCGCATCGACGATACACGCTTCACGGCTTCATACCAGGAAGGCCGCACCAGGGACGATGCGCTGGTGGCACGCATTGCGCGCCTGAGCGCCGAGGCCGACGGCACGGCGTTCGTGGCGAGCGCGCCGGCCGATGCCGAGGGCCGCCGCTTCGTGTCCGAGGAGCGCGCGCTGTTCGAGTCACGCAAGCGCGCGTTCGATGCCAATCTCGCCGTGCTGCGCCAGCAGTCCGAGCAGCGGCGGCAGGAGCTGACCGAGAAGCGCTCGCGCGAGCAGCAACTGCGGCAGAGCCATCGGCTGGTGGCACAGGAGCTGGCCATGATGCGCCCGATGATGGCGCAGGGCGTCGTGTCCGAGGTCGACCTGCTGCGGCTGGAGCGCCAGGCCAATGACCTGAAAGGCGAGCTCGAGGCCGCGCGGCTCGCCATGCCGCGCCTGGAGGCCGCCTACCGCGAGAGCCAGCAAAAAGCCGACGAACTGGGCACGCATTATCGTGCCGAGGCCATGAAAGAGCTCAACCAGGCCAAGGCCGAACAGGCCGCGCAGAGCGCCACCAACACCGCGCTGCAGGACCGCGTCGACCGTACCCTGGTACGCGCCCCGCTTGCGGGCGTCATCAAGCAGATCAAGATCAATACCGTTGGCGGCGTGGTGCAGCCCGGCATGGATCTGCTGGAGATCGTCCCGCTGGAAGACACGCTGCTGGTAGAGGCGCGCGTGCGGCCTGCCGACATTGCCTTCCTGCGGCCCGGCCAGCCGGCGGTGGTCAAGCTGTCGGCCTATGACTTTTCGATCTATGGCGGCTTTGCCGGCACCGTGGAGCATATCAGCGCCGATACGCTGACACCGGAGCGCCCGGGCGAGCGCCCGGAAAGCTACTACCTGGTGCGCGTGCGCACGCGCGACAACCGGCCAGGCGGCAGTGCCGTGCAGGTGCCCATCCTGCCCGGCATGGTGGCGACGGTCGATGTGCTGACCGGGCAGAAGACGGTGCTCCATTACCTGCTCAAGCCCATCATCAAGACCAGGGAACTGGCGTTCCGGGAACGATAA
- a CDS encoding TolC family outer membrane protein, with product MTTTWCRLAHVLLWAAMVVPHHAAAQVLRQAVEQAVHTNPEVLAAGSRRLAADEGLTQARAGYLPRVDVNAATGRVRLDSHSTRLMGLSDSSYASHAAGVTISQMLFDGFATSSDVERQGARIDGAAYRVGATAEDIALRTVGVYVEVLRRQETVAIGLANLEAHQHIYDQIRLGADNGVLRRADLYQVESRLALAKASLRAEQGSLQDAMTAYLRVVGAPPEVLSRPDSLSTLLPATEREAQQVANANHPALGAGQADIAEAQAGRSLAKAALWPRLDLEVGVARDRDRVLGTTDERSVMLRVRYNLFRGNADKARINEAGYQVQEAEQNLDRLRRQVQEAVSQAYNAHLTAKDRLVSLKQYVEASDATRVSYGKQFRIGQRSLLDLLNAENEYFSASTAYVTGKYNELASQYRILAGMGLLLATLQVPPPQTGMVQVGQRAAPPVGQR from the coding sequence ATGACAACGACATGGTGCCGGCTGGCACATGTACTGCTATGGGCCGCCATGGTGGTGCCGCATCACGCGGCAGCCCAGGTGCTGCGCCAGGCAGTCGAGCAAGCCGTGCATACCAATCCCGAAGTGCTGGCGGCGGGCAGCCGCCGGCTGGCCGCGGACGAGGGGCTGACGCAGGCGCGCGCCGGTTACCTGCCGCGGGTCGATGTCAATGCCGCCACCGGTCGCGTACGCCTGGACAGCCACAGCACCCGGCTGATGGGCCTGTCCGACTCTTCCTATGCCAGCCACGCCGCCGGCGTGACGATCTCGCAGATGCTGTTCGACGGCTTTGCCACCAGCAGCGATGTGGAGCGCCAGGGCGCACGGATCGACGGCGCGGCCTATCGGGTCGGCGCGACTGCCGAAGACATCGCGCTGCGCACGGTCGGCGTTTATGTGGAGGTCCTGCGGCGTCAGGAAACCGTGGCCATCGGCCTGGCCAATCTGGAAGCGCACCAGCACATCTATGACCAGATCCGGCTTGGCGCCGACAACGGGGTGCTGCGCCGCGCCGATCTCTATCAGGTCGAAAGCCGCCTGGCGCTGGCCAAGGCCAGCCTGCGGGCGGAGCAGGGCAGCTTGCAGGACGCCATGACAGCCTATTTACGCGTGGTCGGCGCGCCGCCGGAGGTCTTGTCCAGGCCGGACTCGCTGTCGACGCTGCTGCCTGCCACCGAACGGGAGGCGCAGCAGGTGGCAAACGCCAATCACCCCGCGCTGGGTGCCGGGCAGGCCGATATCGCCGAAGCCCAGGCCGGGCGTTCGCTGGCCAAGGCCGCGTTGTGGCCAAGGCTGGATCTCGAGGTCGGCGTGGCGCGCGACCGCGACCGCGTGCTCGGCACCACCGACGAGCGCAGCGTGATGCTGCGCGTGCGCTACAACCTGTTTCGCGGCAACGCCGACAAGGCGCGCATCAACGAGGCCGGCTACCAGGTCCAGGAAGCAGAGCAGAATCTGGACCGTCTGCGCAGACAGGTGCAGGAGGCCGTATCGCAGGCCTATAACGCCCACCTGACGGCGAAGGACCGTCTGGTGAGCCTCAAGCAATACGTGGAGGCCAGCGATGCCACGCGCGTCAGCTACGGCAAGCAATTCCGGATTGGGCAGCGCAGCCTGCTTGACCTGCTGAATGCCGAGAACGAGTACTTCAGCGCCAGCACGGCCTACGTGACCGGCAAGTACAACGAACTGGCCAGCCAGTACCGCATCCTTGCCGGCATGGGCTTGCTATTGGCGACCCTGCAGGTGCCGCCGCCCCAGACGGGGATGGTGCAGGTAGGGCAGCGGGCAGCGCCGCCGGTGGGACAGAGGTAG
- a CDS encoding AraC family transcriptional regulator yields the protein MHTAVLSSPRPPVPGKLHLAGSALPPAPGHGRVPGRTEAPAGTAPQASARHTIAIQHVDHILLGPRRLGHDIAALLRRAGISPALLASPNARVTQGQYAALIRTLRRVMRDELWGLLDRPVTPGVFAQACRNLIHCATLEDAIRAGLRLYRLHIDAFAPRLHVSADGKAASVVLHPRAPASACRSFAESTFVFHAYALLSWLVAGHIPLARVDLSAAPSQGGPETERVFKAAVHYGQPVSVLHFDGASLRLPVMQDAASLREFLRETPRNLLIRYRDNSCLAERIRQHLRSHLDDELPSLEQMAQMLRLTPQTLRRRLRDEGSGYQSIKDSLRRDVAIGMMERPGMTLQDVALRLGFSEPSTFHRAFKKWTGVAPGEYRMRGLRGEALPR from the coding sequence ATGCATACCGCTGTCCTGTCATCGCCGCGCCCGCCCGTGCCAGGCAAGCTGCACCTCGCCGGCAGCGCACTGCCGCCGGCGCCCGGGCACGGCCGTGTCCCGGGCCGCACCGAGGCCCCGGCCGGCACGGCGCCGCAGGCCTCGGCGCGCCACACCATTGCGATCCAGCATGTGGATCACATCCTGCTGGGCCCGCGCCGACTGGGCCACGACATTGCCGCGCTGCTGCGCCGGGCCGGGATTTCGCCGGCGCTGCTGGCCTCGCCCAATGCGCGCGTCACCCAGGGCCAGTACGCGGCGCTGATCCGCACGCTGCGCCGCGTCATGCGCGATGAACTATGGGGGCTGCTGGACCGGCCCGTGACCCCGGGCGTGTTTGCGCAGGCGTGCCGCAACCTGATCCATTGCGCCACGCTGGAAGACGCCATCCGAGCCGGCTTGCGGCTGTACCGGCTCCATATCGACGCCTTCGCGCCACGCCTGCATGTCAGCGCCGACGGCAAGGCCGCCTCCGTGGTGCTGCATCCGCGTGCGCCGGCCTCGGCCTGCCGCAGCTTTGCCGAATCGACTTTCGTGTTCCATGCCTACGCGCTGCTCAGCTGGCTGGTGGCCGGCCATATCCCGCTGGCGCGGGTCGACCTGAGCGCGGCGCCGTCGCAGGGCGGCCCCGAGACCGAGCGCGTCTTCAAGGCCGCCGTGCATTACGGCCAGCCTGTCTCCGTGCTGCATTTCGATGGCGCCAGCCTGCGCCTGCCGGTGATGCAGGACGCCGCCAGCCTGCGCGAGTTCCTGCGCGAGACGCCGCGCAACCTGCTGATCCGCTACCGCGACAACAGCTGCCTTGCCGAGCGCATCCGGCAGCACTTGCGCTCCCACCTGGATGACGAACTGCCGTCGCTGGAGCAGATGGCGCAGATGCTGCGGCTCACGCCCCAGACCCTGCGCCGCCGGCTGCGCGACGAGGGCAGCGGCTACCAGAGCATCAAGGACAGCCTGCGCCGTGACGTGGCCATCGGCATGATGGAGCGCCCCGGCATGACGCTGCAGGACGTGGCGCTGCGGCTTGGCTTCTCAGAACCGAGCACGTTCCACCGGGCCTTCAAGAAATGGACGGGCGTGGCGCCGGGAGAGTATCGGATGCGGGGATTGCGGGGAGAGGCTTTGCCGCGCTGA
- a CDS encoding beta strand repeat-containing protein: MATLTGSNGSDSISGTTSADTILSGNGNDYVSAGDGNDYVDAGNGDDIVEGGSGDDTLLGANGKDRVFGGLGNDNLSGGNGTDAVYGGGGDDVIGSIDGSSALYTGDNGGDTLYGDGYDSYADYLLGAGHESARPGNDRIYGGNGDDLIYGDNGNNAALGGDDIIAGGNGKDTIYGEGGNDKIAGGAGGDTLSGGSGADVFVYNAVSDSTAAGMDVITDFQRGVDHLDLRPVLGDTGFEWGGRQPTAHGAWFQQSGGNTYVYVDVDGNPATAEMVIKLNGLHELTKSDFAGYDNHAPTAVADTHAIGENNSPNPITGNVLSNDSDVDAGNVLAVANPGTYAGQYGTLTLHADGSYSYELDNGNGQVQALRQGQQVQDTFNYEVSDGQASAASSLSIRITGANDGATITASDSEDKAVTEAGGAGNTDLGDASASGKLTVTDVDTGEAHFAAVPPESLAGQYGTFSFDSNTGAWSYTLDNTKADVLIAGQQVSDSLTVSSADQSAQQTIKVDITGANDHATISASASEDKAVTEAGGAGNTDLGDGSASGKLTVTDVDAGEAHFAAVAPDSLVGQYGTFAFDSNTGAWTYTLDNTKADALIAGQQVSDSLTVSSADQTAQQTIKVDITGANDHATITSSASEDKVVTEAGGAGNAETGDASASGKLTVTDVDTGEAHFAAVPPESLAGQYGTFSFDSNTGAWSYTLDNTKADVLIAGQQVSDSLTVSSADQSAQQTIKVDITGANDHATISASASEDKAVTEAGGAGNTDLGDASASGKLTVTDVDAGEAHFAAVAPDSLVGQYGTFTFDSNTGAWTYTLDNTKADALIAGQQVSDSLTVASADHTAQQTITVNITGANDYATITASASEDTSVTEAGGAGNAIPGDPSARGTLTVNDVDTGDAHFAAVPPASLVGQYGAFTFDSGTGAWTYTLDNSKAQSLAAGQHVTDSLSVQSADLSATQAITVNITGANDAAVNAVPLAQVVNEDTPLVFRTANGNALSISDVDNASHTVTLSASHGAITLNGVAGLQFLSGDGTADSTMTFTGSDAAINAALNGMSFLGEKDYAGAASVQIQTSDGALVDTDTVAITVNPVNDAPVAAEDVVYVSTNTDNILIPVSALLGNDVDIDGRALSINPLSLTSSTLSGLRLVTESNYSFVAFDSPNSKGVATFSYTVEDGAGGSSTATVTVNVVDKNGFSLDQASYQASYLEGGSNPDSMTGAVAGDIFIGGRGTDILNGGNGDDVLRGGADNDTLNGGIGDDVLRGGADNDTIDGGVGIDMLDFSDATGAVSFTLIQSSTLVKVLVGATPGLGTDSYANMEGVIGSAFVDTLTGSSANDVIRGGAGDDTINGGDGIDLLDFSDATGGVVFTLTQSGSPTTAGPGVTGLGADSYSNMEGVIGSAFNDNLTGSAGNDVLRGGAGNDVLVGGAGNDVLTGGAGADTLTGGNGSDTFRFLRADPASVDTITDFGAAPVASGGDVLDLSDLLSGVGVNPANAAQFVRLSEVGGNTVVSLDRDGSGTAAAFQDVAVLQGVVGLDLNTLLSNGNLHTA; encoded by the coding sequence ATGGCAACCCTGACAGGTAGCAACGGCAGCGACAGCATCAGCGGCACCACGTCCGCCGACACCATCCTGAGCGGCAATGGCAATGACTACGTCAGCGCCGGCGATGGCAACGACTATGTCGATGCCGGCAACGGCGACGATATCGTCGAAGGCGGCAGCGGCGACGACACGCTGCTGGGCGCCAACGGCAAGGACCGGGTCTTCGGCGGGCTCGGCAATGACAACTTGTCGGGTGGCAACGGCACCGACGCGGTCTATGGCGGCGGCGGCGATGACGTGATCGGCAGCATCGACGGCTCGTCGGCGCTTTACACCGGCGACAATGGCGGCGATACGCTGTATGGCGACGGCTATGACAGCTACGCCGACTACCTGCTCGGTGCCGGCCATGAGTCAGCCCGGCCGGGTAACGACCGCATCTATGGCGGCAACGGCGACGACCTGATCTACGGGGACAACGGCAACAATGCCGCCCTGGGCGGCGACGACATCATTGCCGGTGGCAACGGCAAGGACACCATCTACGGTGAAGGCGGCAACGACAAGATCGCCGGCGGGGCAGGCGGCGACACCCTGAGCGGCGGCAGCGGCGCCGACGTCTTTGTCTATAACGCCGTCTCCGACTCCACCGCGGCCGGCATGGATGTGATCACCGACTTCCAGCGCGGCGTGGACCACCTCGACTTGCGGCCCGTGCTGGGCGACACTGGCTTTGAATGGGGTGGCCGCCAGCCCACGGCCCACGGAGCCTGGTTCCAGCAATCGGGGGGCAATACCTATGTCTACGTGGATGTCGACGGCAATCCCGCCACGGCGGAAATGGTCATCAAGCTCAACGGCCTGCACGAACTGACCAAGTCGGACTTCGCTGGCTACGACAACCATGCGCCAACGGCAGTGGCCGATACCCACGCGATCGGCGAGAACAACTCTCCGAACCCGATCACCGGCAATGTGCTGTCGAACGACAGCGACGTCGATGCGGGGAACGTGCTGGCCGTGGCCAATCCCGGCACTTATGCCGGCCAGTACGGCACGCTGACGCTCCACGCCGACGGCAGCTACAGCTATGAGCTGGACAACGGCAATGGCCAGGTGCAGGCATTGCGGCAGGGCCAGCAAGTCCAGGACACGTTCAACTATGAGGTGTCCGACGGGCAGGCCAGCGCGGCTTCATCGCTGAGCATCCGGATTACTGGTGCCAACGATGGAGCCACGATCACGGCCTCGGACAGCGAAGACAAGGCGGTAACCGAGGCTGGCGGCGCAGGCAACACCGACCTCGGCGACGCCTCCGCCAGCGGCAAGCTGACGGTCACTGACGTCGATACCGGTGAAGCGCACTTTGCCGCAGTGCCGCCGGAGAGTCTGGCAGGACAGTACGGCACCTTCAGCTTCGACAGCAACACCGGCGCCTGGAGCTACACGCTCGACAACACCAAGGCCGATGTGCTGATCGCGGGGCAGCAGGTCAGCGATTCGCTGACGGTGTCCTCCGCCGACCAGAGCGCGCAGCAGACCATCAAGGTCGACATCACCGGTGCCAACGACCACGCCACCATCTCGGCCTCGGCCAGTGAGGACAAGGCGGTCACCGAAGCCGGCGGCGCAGGCAACACCGACCTCGGCGACGGCTCCGCCAGCGGCAAGCTGACGGTTACTGACGTCGATGCCGGTGAAGCGCACTTCGCCGCGGTGGCGCCGGACAGCCTGGTCGGGCAGTACGGCACCTTCGCCTTCGACAGCAACACCGGCGCCTGGACCTATACGCTGGACAACACCAAGGCCGATGCGCTGATCGCGGGCCAGCAGGTCAGTGATTCGCTGACGGTGTCCTCCGCCGACCAGACGGCGCAGCAGACCATCAAGGTCGACATCACCGGTGCCAACGACCATGCCACCATCACGTCCTCGGCCAGCGAGGACAAGGTGGTGACCGAGGCTGGCGGCGCAGGCAATGCTGAAACGGGTGACGCCTCCGCCAGCGGCAAGCTGACGGTCACTGACGTCGATACCGGTGAAGCGCACTTTGCCGCAGTGCCGCCGGAGAGTCTGGCAGGACAGTACGGCACCTTCAGCTTCGACAGCAACACCGGCGCCTGGAGCTATACGCTCGACAACACCAAGGCCGATGTGCTGATCGCGGGCCAGCAGGTCAGCGATTCGCTGACGGTGTCCTCCGCCGACCAGAGCGCGCAGCAGACCATCAAGGTCGACATCACCGGTGCCAACGACCACGCCACCATCTCGGCCTCGGCCAGTGAGGACAAGGCGGTCACCGAAGCCGGCGGCGCAGGCAACACCGACCTCGGCGACGCCTCCGCCAGCGGCAAGCTGACGGTTACTGACGTCGATGCCGGTGAAGCGCACTTCGCCGCGGTGGCGCCGGACAGCCTGGTCGGGCAGTACGGCACCTTCACCTTCGACAGCAACACCGGCGCCTGGACCTATACGCTGGACAACACCAAGGCCGATGCGCTGATCGCGGGCCAGCAGGTCAGTGATTCGCTGACGGTGGCTTCGGCCGACCACACGGCGCAGCAGACCATCACCGTCAACATCACCGGCGCAAACGACTACGCTACGATCACGGCTTCAGCCAGCGAGGACACCTCGGTGACCGAAGCCGGCGGGGCAGGAAATGCCATTCCCGGCGACCCCTCCGCCCGCGGCACGTTGACAGTCAACGATGTCGATACCGGCGATGCGCACTTTGCCGCCGTGCCGCCAGCGAGCCTGGTCGGCCAATACGGCGCCTTCACCTTCGATAGCGGCACCGGCGCCTGGACCTACACGCTGGACAACAGCAAGGCGCAGTCCCTCGCCGCGGGCCAGCATGTGACCGACTCGCTGTCCGTACAGTCGGCCGATCTCAGTGCCACCCAGGCGATCACCGTCAACATCACAGGTGCCAACGATGCTGCGGTGAATGCCGTTCCCCTTGCGCAGGTGGTCAACGAAGATACGCCATTGGTGTTCCGTACGGCCAACGGCAATGCACTCAGCATCTCTGACGTGGACAACGCGAGCCACACCGTGACGCTGAGCGCAAGCCACGGCGCGATCACGCTGAATGGCGTTGCCGGGCTGCAGTTCCTGTCGGGCGACGGCACCGCGGACAGCACCATGACATTCACGGGCAGCGATGCGGCAATCAATGCTGCGCTGAATGGAATGAGCTTCCTTGGCGAGAAGGATTATGCGGGCGCCGCGTCGGTGCAGATCCAGACCAGCGATGGCGCTTTGGTCGATACCGATACGGTGGCGATTACGGTCAATCCCGTCAATGACGCGCCGGTGGCAGCCGAGGACGTTGTCTATGTTTCGACTAACACCGACAACATCCTGATTCCGGTGAGCGCGCTGCTCGGCAACGACGTCGATATCGACGGGCGGGCCTTGTCCATAAACCCGCTCAGTCTGACCTCAAGCACGCTTTCCGGCCTGAGGCTTGTCACCGAAAGCAATTACAGCTTCGTCGCGTTCGACAGTCCCAACAGCAAGGGGGTGGCAACCTTCAGCTATACCGTCGAAGACGGGGCAGGTGGCAGCAGCACGGCGACGGTGACCGTCAATGTCGTGGACAAAAACGGCTTTTCGCTTGATCAGGCCAGCTACCAGGCTTCCTATCTGGAGGGTGGCAGCAATCCCGACAGCATGACTGGTGCCGTTGCGGGTGACATCTTCATTGGCGGACGTGGTACCGACATCCTCAACGGCGGGAACGGCGACGACGTCTTGAGAGGGGGCGCCGACAACGACACCCTCAACGGCGGGATCGGCGACGACGTCTTGAGAGGTGGCGCCGACAACGACACCATCGACGGGGGGGTGGGCATAGATATGCTGGATTTCTCCGATGCCACCGGCGCGGTCTCCTTCACGTTGATCCAAAGTAGCACCCTCGTCAAGGTGCTTGTGGGCGCGACGCCCGGACTAGGTACCGACAGCTACGCGAACATGGAGGGCGTGATCGGCTCGGCGTTTGTCGACACGCTGACCGGCAGCTCCGCCAACGACGTCATTCGCGGTGGCGCGGGCGATGACACCATCAACGGCGGCGACGGCATCGACCTGCTTGATTTCTCCGATGCCACCGGCGGGGTTGTGTTCACGCTGACGCAGAGCGGCAGCCCCACCACGGCAGGCCCGGGCGTGACTGGCCTCGGTGCCGACAGCTACAGCAACATGGAAGGCGTCATCGGCTCCGCCTTCAACGACAACCTCACCGGCTCTGCCGGCAACGACGTGCTGCGTGGCGGCGCGGGCAACGACGTGTTGGTCGGAGGCGCCGGCAACGACGTGTTGACCGGCGGCGCCGGCGCCGACACACTGACCGGCGGCAATGGCAGCGACACCTTTCGCTTTCTGCGCGCGGACCCCGCTTCGGTCGACACCATCACCGACTTCGGTGCGGCTCCCGTGGCTTCCGGTGGCGATGTGCTGGATCTTTCCGATCTGCTTTCCGGTGTTGGCGTGAACCCTGCCAACGCGGCGCAGTTCGTCCGCCTTTCGGAGGTGGGTGGCAACACCGTGGTCAGCCTGGATCGTGACGGCAGTGGCACGGCGGCTGCATTCCAGGACGTGGCGGTGCTGCAGGGCGTGGTCGGGCTCGATCTCAACACGCTGTTGAGCAACGGCAATCTCCACACCGCCTGA
- a CDS encoding type I secretion system permease/ATPase, with amino-acid sequence MHAAAAPARNIEDTGWNLPDPAGRHARPDDPLLACLLWLARRFQRPVAAEALIAGLPLEAERLTPVLFPRAAARAGMSARLVKRPLGDIPDLVLPAILLLDQGEACVLLRRGDVGMLLVSQPEWGDGEQPVRQEDLLARYTGHAIFARPAHRFEAADDAGPTSPHGWFWGVMRQSWPLYGEVLVASLLLSLFALVMPLFTMNVYDRVVPNHALETLWALAIGVGLVLGFELVMRTLRGYFVDVAGRRIDVTVSATVFEKVLGIEMKARPASVGSLSSQLHEFESVREFLTSATITTLVDLPFAAVFIAAMFWVGGPLAWVPLLAVPLVIGTSLLLQGPLSRAVRASSACAAQRQAALVETLVGLETVKTSGAEGAAQRKWEQVVGQMAQLGLRARLLSACVINFSLFAQQAATLVVVVIGVYLIADDRLTTGGLIACTILAGRALAPLSQVAGLTTRYHQARTALAGIDRMMALPVERPPGKHFLHRPPLRGEIEFRQVSFRYPGRDIAALDGVSFRIASGERVGLIGRIGSGKTTIEKLILGLYAPDAGTVLVDGAEVRQLDPAALRRDIGYVPQDVMLFSGTLRDNIVMGAPYTDDEAVLRAARLGGVSDFVDRLPDGYHLRLGERGEGLSGGQRQAIAIARAELLQPPLLLLDEPSSAMDNRTEEQFKARLALALGGRTLILVTHRGSLLSLVDRLIVMDQGRIVADGPKAEVLNALAGRKLHVASA; translated from the coding sequence ATGCATGCCGCCGCCGCGCCCGCAAGGAACATCGAGGACACCGGCTGGAACCTGCCGGATCCGGCAGGTCGGCACGCGCGCCCCGATGATCCGCTGCTGGCGTGCCTGCTCTGGCTGGCCCGGCGCTTCCAGCGGCCAGTCGCGGCCGAAGCCCTGATTGCGGGCCTGCCGCTGGAGGCGGAGCGCCTGACCCCTGTCTTGTTTCCACGCGCGGCCGCACGCGCGGGCATGTCGGCCCGGCTGGTCAAGCGCCCGCTGGGCGACATCCCGGACCTGGTGCTGCCCGCCATCCTGCTGCTCGACCAGGGCGAGGCCTGCGTATTGCTGCGCCGTGGCGACGTGGGCATGCTGCTGGTCTCGCAGCCGGAGTGGGGCGACGGCGAGCAGCCGGTCCGCCAGGAAGACCTGCTGGCCCGGTACACCGGCCATGCCATCTTTGCCCGGCCCGCGCACCGCTTCGAGGCGGCGGACGATGCCGGGCCGACGTCGCCACATGGATGGTTCTGGGGCGTGATGCGCCAGTCGTGGCCGCTCTATGGCGAGGTGCTGGTTGCCTCGCTGCTGCTCAGCCTGTTCGCGCTGGTCATGCCGCTGTTCACCATGAACGTCTATGACCGTGTGGTGCCGAACCATGCGCTGGAAACGCTGTGGGCACTGGCCATCGGTGTGGGCCTGGTGCTTGGCTTCGAGCTGGTGATGCGCACGCTGCGGGGCTATTTTGTCGACGTAGCGGGCCGGCGCATCGATGTCACGGTCTCCGCGACGGTGTTCGAGAAGGTGCTGGGCATCGAGATGAAGGCGCGGCCGGCGTCGGTGGGCAGCCTGAGCAGCCAGCTGCATGAATTCGAGTCGGTGCGCGAGTTCCTGACCTCGGCCACCATCACGACCCTGGTCGACCTTCCGTTCGCCGCGGTCTTCATTGCGGCCATGTTCTGGGTCGGTGGCCCGCTGGCCTGGGTGCCGCTGCTGGCGGTGCCGCTGGTGATCGGCACCAGCCTGCTGCTGCAGGGACCGCTGTCGCGCGCGGTGCGCGCCAGCAGCGCCTGCGCGGCCCAGCGCCAGGCCGCACTGGTCGAAACCCTGGTGGGGCTGGAGACCGTCAAGACCAGCGGTGCCGAAGGTGCCGCCCAGCGCAAATGGGAGCAGGTGGTCGGGCAGATGGCGCAACTGGGGCTGCGCGCGCGGCTGCTCTCCGCCTGCGTGATCAACTTCTCGCTGTTCGCCCAGCAGGCCGCCACGCTGGTGGTGGTGGTGATCGGCGTCTACCTGATCGCCGACGACCGGCTGACCACGGGCGGCCTGATTGCCTGCACCATCCTTGCCGGCCGCGCGCTGGCGCCGCTGTCGCAAGTGGCGGGGCTGACCACCCGCTATCACCAGGCGCGCACCGCGCTGGCCGGTATCGACCGCATGATGGCGCTGCCCGTCGAGCGCCCGCCCGGCAAGCACTTCCTGCACCGTCCGCCGCTGCGCGGCGAGATCGAGTTCCGGCAGGTCAGCTTTCGCTATCCGGGCCGCGACATCGCGGCACTGGATGGGGTCTCGTTCCGCATTGCCAGCGGCGAGCGGGTTGGCCTGATAGGCCGCATCGGCTCAGGCAAGACCACCATCGAGAAGCTGATCCTTGGCCTGTACGCACCGGATGCCGGCACCGTGCTGGTCGACGGCGCGGAGGTGCGCCAGCTGGACCCGGCCGCGTTGCGGCGCGACATCGGCTATGTGCCGCAGGACGTGATGCTGTTCAGCGGGACGCTGCGCGACAACATCGTGATGGGCGCCCCGTACACCGACGACGAAGCGGTGCTGCGCGCGGCGCGCCTGGGCGGCGTGAGCGACTTTGTCGATCGCCTGCCGGACGGCTATCACTTGCGCCTGGGAGAGCGCGGCGAAGGCCTGTCGGGCGGCCAGCGCCAGGCCATTGCCATTGCCCGTGCCGAGTTGCTGCAGCCGCCGCTGCTGCTGCTCGACGAACCCAGCAGCGCCATGGACAACCGCACCGAGGAGCAGTTCAAGGCGCGCCTGGCCTTAGCGCTGGGCGGGCGCACGCTGATCCTGGTCACGCATCGCGGCTCGCTGCTCAGCCTGGTCGATCGCCTGATCGTGATGGACCAGGGCCGTATCGTCGCCGATGGTCCCAAGGCCGAAGTCCTGAACGCGCTCGCGGGGAGGAAGCTCCATGTCGCTTCAGCCTGA